The Cyclobacteriaceae bacterium DNA segment GTTTCGTTCATTCCGGTTTCCGAAAATATCACCAACCTTGGGTGAAGTGAAAATGTCAGTAACCGTAATTCATGCTGGTCAGCAACACAATGTAGTGCCCGCTGAATGTGCGTTTACCGTTGATGTGCGGGTAACGGATGCGTACACCCTGGAAGAAGTGCTGGAGATTATTCAGCAACATGTTTCCTGTGAAGTTATTCCGCGGTCGTTAAGGTTGCGCCCTTCCGGCATTCCGGCCGATCATGTGTTGGTACGTGCTGCGGAGAAGTTGGGCATTGCGCAATATGGTTCACCCACCGCTTCCGATCAGGCGCTAATTCCGGTTCCCTCAGTTAAAATCGGACCGGGCGATTCGGCTCGTTCTCATTCAGCAGATGAGTTTATTTTTGTGAATGAGATTAAATATGGAATTGAAACCTATATTCAATTATTAAACCAATGTTCAATCTTGTTGCCCGTTTCCGGTTTCCAGTCACCGGTAACCGGTAGCCGGTAACCGGAAACCTATGAGCAAGTTGTGGAAAAAGGACAAAGACTCTCTTAAATCTGTAGAAGCCTTTACGGTGGGTAAAGATCGTGAGTTGGATATGCATCTTGCCCCATTCGATGTGCTCGGTTCACTGGCGCATATTCGCATGCTGGAGTCAATCGGGTTGCTGACAACAGATGAGTTGAGTAAACTCTCAACTGAGTTGAAGTTGATTTACAAACGCATTGAATCCGGTGATTTTAAAATTGAGGATGGTGTTGAAGATATACACTCGCAGGTAGAACTTGAATTGACCAAAAAGCTGGGTGATGCCGGAAAGAAAATTCACAGTGGCCGTTCGCGTAACGACCAGGTGTTGGTGGATATTAAGTTGTATTTGCGTCATGAACTTGAACAAATCGTAGAATCGGTTAACAACCTGTTTGGATTGTTGCAGGCACAAAGTGAAAAGTACAAGCAACACTTGTTACCAGGCTATACGCATTTTCAATTGGCCATGCCCTCATCATTCGGGTTGTGGTTTGGGGCTTATGCCGAAAGTTTGGTAGATGATGTGATCACACTTGAAGCGGCTTATCGGGTTGTGAACAAAAATCCGTTGGGTTCTGCGGCTGGTTATGGATCATCTTTTCCCCTTAACCGAAAACTGACAACGGAACTCTTAGGGTTTGATGACCTGAACTACAATGTGGTGTACGCGCAAATGGGTCGCGGTAAAACAGAGCGCATTGTCGCCAGCGCCATGGCCAATGTGGCGGCTACATTGGGTAAGCTTTCTGCGGATGCCTGTTTGTTCCTGAATCAGAACTTCGGATTCATCCGTTTTCCGGATGAGCTCACCACAGGCTCAAGCATTATGCCGCATAAGAAAAACCCCGATGTGTTTGAGTTGATACGCGCGCGCTGCAATCAAATGATGGGGTTGCCAAACGATATTGCGCTATTAACCGCCAACCTGCCTTCCGGCTATCATCGCGATTTGCAGCTCTTGAAAGAAGTGCTGTTTCCTGCTATTCAGCATTTGAAAGATTGCATCACCATGACGCAACTCATGCTGGAAAATGTTCAGGTGAAGGAAAATATCCTGGAGGATGATCAGTACAAGTTTTTGTTTAGTGTGGAGGAAGTAAACAAGTTGGTGTTGAGTGGAATGCCCTTCCGGGAAGCGTACCAGAAAGTGGGAAGAGATATTGAGCAGGGAAATTACTCACCCGAAAAAAATGTGAATCATACACACGAAGGAAGTATCGGTAATTTGTGTACGAGTGAAATCGCGGGTATGATGAAAGAGGCGTTGGCTAAATTCAGGTTTGAGCGTGTGCATGAGGCTACACAAAAGTTATTATGATTCTCTTATTCCTCCCCCTAACTAGGGGGAGGTGTCCGCAGGACGGAGGGGGTTAAAATCCTTATTCCACGTCAGTATATCCTCAAGCGCAGTAACCTTGCGCAACGAACCCGACAATATAATTTCCTCACCCCAATTTGCTGTTAGCTTCTCTGTTCCTCCCCAGGCGTTAAATAAACTAAAGTAACCACCACCTGGCTTGTATAGCGTTTGATTTTCTGTTTCGGATTCGATTAACATATTTTCCTTTACAATTTTAGCGTTTAGTTTTTCCTTAAAATCAGGCATTGCCTGGTGGTCGTTGATATAAAGCGTGCCTGTGCGAAATCCGGTAGTGGCGATCGAAGCCAGTAACAAGGGATAAAATATACCTGCCATCCAGACAAAACTGTCGTTCACATCTGCAACAGTATGATCGATATAGGCAGAAAGGAAAATAAAAAGATTAAATATCACGAGCAGGATCCCCGCCAGTTTCAAAAAAGTTTTCACGCTCCATTTCGATATCTCCTTTCGTATGCGCATAAGTTGAACTATTTTTCCGCAAAATAAGTATTGAACGCATTATGACCTTATCTCCGGAAGTGCTTTTGTGGATTATTGTAGGTATTGTGTCTGTCAGCTTTGTATTCGGCCAGGTGCTGGAGTACATAAACCTGAAGGCTATGCGCACCGACATACCGGCCGAGATCGCTTCGTTTTATGACCGCGATAAATATGAGAAGTCGCAACGCTACCATAAAGAAGTAACGCGCTTTTCATTCTTTACCTCAACCATAGGTTTTATGGGTTCCTTGCTGATGCTCCTGCTGGGTGGCTTTGGTTGGGTAGACGGACTGCTGCGCATCGTAACGGAAAACCAAATTTTACTCGCCTTGCTTTTCTTTGGTGTGCTCGGCATCGCTTCCGATTTACTCACGCTGCCGTTTCAATGGTACGGCACCTTTGTAATTGAAGAGAAATACGGGTTTAACAAGACTACGATCAAAACCTTTGTTACCGATAAATTAAAAGGCTATGTGCTGGGCGCGATTATCGGTGGCGGACTGTTGGCAGCACTAATCTACCTGGTAGAAACCATTGGCCCGGATTTCTGGATGTGGTTTGCCACCATGGCATGTGCGTTCATGTTGTTCATGAACATGTTCTATACGTCACTGATTTTACCGTTGTTTAATAAACTCACGCCATTGCCCGATGGCGAATTGAAAACCGCAATCGAGGAATTTTCCCGCAAGATCAACTTCCCGATTACCAACATTTTTGTCATTGACGGATCCAGGCGCTCCAAAAAAGCCAATGCCTTTTTTTCCGGCATGGGCAAAAAGAAAAAGATTGTGCTCTACGATACGCTCATTGCCAATCACACTACGGAGGAACTGGTGGCGGTGCTGGCGCACGAAGTAGGGCATTACAAGAAGAAGCACATCATCTGGAGCTATGTGTTATCAGTTGTGCAGATTGTGTTTATGCTCTTTGTGCTTTCCCTGATGGTATTTAATGAAAACCTTTCGTTGGCTTTGGGCGGATCACAACTGGCGGTACACCTCAACCTGCTGGCGTTTACTATTTTGTTTTCGCCTATCTCGACAATTACCGGATTATTGATGAATGTGTACAGCCGCAAAAACGAATTTGAAGCCGATGCTTATGCCCGCGAAACCTACAACGGCAAAGCCCTGGCTGAGGCACTCAAAAAACTTTCGGTGGATAATTTATCCAACCTACATCCGCACCCGGCTTATGTGTTCTTTCATTACTCGCATCCGCCTTTGTTGCAGCGGTTGGAGCGGATTGGGTGAATCTAGTGAGCATCAACGTTCGCAATGCGAGACGTTGATGGGGTTAAAGGTCAGACAGAAATGTCTATTGACAACACTTTAATTTTGAGTATATTTTCGAACAAAGGATATCTGTTTACTGAACACTTTTGAAGTTGTTATCCGGACCATTTTTTGATATAGCATTCTACAGGCTCCATCTGGAGCGGTCGATACTTCAAAAACCACTTTATTATCTGATTTGTAAAGCCTAATACTATGCTTT contains these protein-coding regions:
- the argH gene encoding argininosuccinate lyase; translated protein: MSKLWKKDKDSLKSVEAFTVGKDRELDMHLAPFDVLGSLAHIRMLESIGLLTTDELSKLSTELKLIYKRIESGDFKIEDGVEDIHSQVELELTKKLGDAGKKIHSGRSRNDQVLVDIKLYLRHELEQIVESVNNLFGLLQAQSEKYKQHLLPGYTHFQLAMPSSFGLWFGAYAESLVDDVITLEAAYRVVNKNPLGSAAGYGSSFPLNRKLTTELLGFDDLNYNVVYAQMGRGKTERIVASAMANVAATLGKLSADACLFLNQNFGFIRFPDELTTGSSIMPHKKNPDVFELIRARCNQMMGLPNDIALLTANLPSGYHRDLQLLKEVLFPAIQHLKDCITMTQLMLENVQVKENILEDDQYKFLFSVEEVNKLVLSGMPFREAYQKVGRDIEQGNYSPEKNVNHTHEGSIGNLCTSEIAGMMKEALAKFRFERVHEATQKLL
- a CDS encoding M48 family metallopeptidase, producing the protein MTLSPEVLLWIIVGIVSVSFVFGQVLEYINLKAMRTDIPAEIASFYDRDKYEKSQRYHKEVTRFSFFTSTIGFMGSLLMLLLGGFGWVDGLLRIVTENQILLALLFFGVLGIASDLLTLPFQWYGTFVIEEKYGFNKTTIKTFVTDKLKGYVLGAIIGGGLLAALIYLVETIGPDFWMWFATMACAFMLFMNMFYTSLILPLFNKLTPLPDGELKTAIEEFSRKINFPITNIFVIDGSRRSKKANAFFSGMGKKKKIVLYDTLIANHTTEELVAVLAHEVGHYKKKHIIWSYVLSVVQIVFMLFVLSLMVFNENLSLALGGSQLAVHLNLLAFTILFSPISTITGLLMNVYSRKNEFEADAYARETYNGKALAEALKKLSVDNLSNLHPHPAYVFFHYSHPPLLQRLERIG